A window from Candidatus Rokuibacteriota bacterium encodes these proteins:
- the selD gene encoding selenide, water dikinase SelD: MGPGDLQDVLSGLKQHEHADLLVGLGRSDDAAVYRITDEVAIVSTVDFFPPIVDDPYLYGAIAAANAMSDVYAMGGQVLFALNVAGFPREMPKEVIAAVFKGGADKVLEAGGVIAGGHTVVDAEPKYGLAVTGKVHPKRIFIKGGLRPGHRLFLSKPLGTGVIATAAKDDACEPAVLEGAVQSMLRLNRVAAEVVGEATVGERKVRGATDITGFGLLGHAAEMVEASGAGIALRAADIPILPGALALAEKGTFSGGMKRNRAHLEHTLGARGRLSLGPSVGAAHAGLLFESETSGGLLFGAAPEDAGMVHDGFKRRGEACWEIGEVTAEIGIVVR; the protein is encoded by the coding sequence ATGGGTCCTGGAGATCTCCAGGACGTGTTGAGCGGCCTCAAGCAGCACGAGCACGCCGATCTCCTGGTCGGGCTCGGGCGGAGCGACGACGCGGCCGTCTACCGCATCACCGATGAGGTCGCGATCGTCAGCACGGTGGACTTCTTTCCTCCCATCGTGGACGACCCCTACCTCTACGGCGCGATCGCCGCGGCCAACGCCATGTCCGACGTCTACGCGATGGGCGGGCAGGTGCTGTTCGCGCTCAACGTGGCGGGCTTCCCGCGCGAGATGCCGAAGGAAGTGATCGCGGCCGTATTCAAGGGCGGCGCCGACAAGGTGCTCGAGGCCGGCGGTGTCATCGCGGGCGGCCACACGGTGGTGGACGCCGAGCCCAAGTACGGCCTCGCCGTCACCGGCAAGGTCCATCCCAAGCGCATCTTCATCAAGGGTGGACTCAGGCCCGGGCACCGGCTCTTCCTCTCCAAGCCGCTCGGCACGGGCGTGATCGCGACGGCCGCCAAGGACGACGCCTGCGAGCCGGCCGTCCTCGAGGGGGCGGTGCAGAGCATGCTGCGGCTGAACCGCGTCGCCGCGGAGGTGGTGGGGGAGGCGACGGTGGGGGAGCGGAAGGTGCGAGGGGCGACCGACATCACGGGCTTCGGTCTGCTCGGCCACGCGGCCGAGATGGTCGAGGCCTCGGGGGCGGGCATCGCGCTGCGCGCAGCAGACATCCCGATCCTCCCGGGAGCGCTGGCGCTAGCCGAGAAGGGGACGTTCAGCGGAGGCATGAAGCGGAACCGGGCGCACCTCGAGCACACCCTCGGCGCGCGCGGGCGGCTGTCACTCGGCCCGTCCGTAGGAGCCGCGCACGCGGGCCTGCTCTTCGAGTCGGAGACTTCGGGCGGCCTCCTCTTCGGCGCGGCGCCCGAGGACGCGGGCATGGTCCACGACGGCTTCAAGCGGCGAGGGGAGGCCTGCTGGGAGATCGGCGAGGTGACGGCTGAGATCGGTATAGTGGTTCGCTGA
- a CDS encoding selenium metabolism-associated LysR family transcriptional regulator — protein sequence MDLRQLEIFVKVAELKSFSKAAEALFLTQPTVSEHIRTLERELGVRLLDRLGRGAESTAAGRLLLSHATRMLQLQREALQAMDSFQGRLAGELLVAASTIPGEYVLPPLIGRFKEKFPDIAITLLIGDSRAVVDWVAEGRAEVAVVGARLPHRGIDYRELMPDELVLVVPVGHPWHGKKEVGLEDLRAEPLLMRERGSGTRAALESALAQAGLDLSAFRIVGEMGSTQAIKQAVKAGVGVSVVSRRAVEEECRSGLVWCLKLRDLKVTRAFHIATHRDRSRSPLAEAFRTFIESESA from the coding sequence ATGGATCTGAGGCAGCTCGAGATTTTCGTCAAGGTTGCGGAGCTCAAGTCCTTCTCGAAGGCCGCCGAGGCGCTCTTTCTGACCCAGCCCACGGTTTCCGAGCACATCCGCACGCTCGAGCGGGAGCTGGGCGTGCGGCTGCTCGACCGGCTCGGCCGCGGGGCGGAGTCCACGGCCGCGGGCCGCCTCCTGCTCTCCCACGCGACGCGCATGCTCCAGCTCCAGCGCGAAGCACTCCAGGCCATGGACAGCTTCCAGGGCAGGCTGGCGGGCGAGCTCCTCGTGGCCGCGAGCACGATCCCCGGCGAGTACGTGCTGCCGCCGCTCATCGGGCGTTTCAAGGAGAAGTTTCCGGACATCGCAATCACTCTGCTGATCGGCGACAGCCGCGCCGTCGTGGACTGGGTCGCCGAAGGGCGCGCGGAGGTCGCAGTGGTCGGCGCGCGGTTGCCCCACCGCGGCATCGACTATCGCGAGCTGATGCCCGACGAGCTGGTCCTGGTGGTGCCCGTCGGACATCCATGGCACGGCAAGAAGGAAGTGGGGCTCGAGGATCTCCGCGCGGAGCCGCTGCTTATGCGCGAGCGCGGCTCGGGCACGCGCGCCGCGCTCGAGTCGGCGCTCGCCCAGGCGGGCCTCGACCTCTCGGCCTTCCGCATCGTCGGCGAGATGGGCTCGACCCAGGCGATCAAGCAGGCGGTCAAGGCCGGCGTGGGCGTCTCGGTCGTCTCGCGCCGCGCCGTCGAGGAGGAGTGCCGCAGCGGGCTCGTGTGGTGCCTCAAGCTGCGCGACCTCAAGGTCACGCGTGCCTTCCACATCGCCACCCACCGGGACCGCAGCCGCTCGCCTCTCGCCGAGGCCTTCCGGACTTTCATCGAATCAGAATCGGCCTGA
- the thrB gene encoding homoserine kinase, translated as MSISVRVPATSANLGPGFDVLGLALGLYNEIVYEEADRVSVTVEGEGAGRLDTGAGNVVARAARMAYEAAGRRFTGAAIHCVNRIPPARGLGSSAAAWVGGLVAANAALGSPLDRDAVLALACRAEGHPDNVAAALLGGLTVSCLSGERVAAVSLPVPADLGWVVLVPGIESSTREARAVLPDTVTRADAVFNLQRMGLLLAALASGRVDVLGVAMEDRLHQPQRLALFPWMEAVRRAALEAGAFGCVLSGAGPSLLAAVGGAAHPVARAMERALDLAGVAGRALQLPVDTDGATWNRRP; from the coding sequence ATGAGCATCAGCGTGCGCGTGCCGGCGACCTCGGCCAACCTGGGACCCGGCTTCGACGTGCTCGGCCTGGCGCTGGGTCTCTACAACGAGATCGTCTACGAAGAGGCCGACCGCGTCTCCGTCACGGTCGAGGGCGAGGGCGCGGGCCGGCTCGACACCGGAGCCGGCAACGTGGTCGCCCGTGCCGCGCGCATGGCCTACGAGGCGGCGGGGCGGCGATTCACCGGCGCCGCCATCCACTGCGTCAACCGGATTCCGCCGGCGCGGGGTCTCGGCTCGAGCGCCGCGGCCTGGGTGGGCGGGCTCGTCGCCGCGAATGCGGCTTTGGGATCGCCCCTCGATCGCGACGCCGTCCTGGCGCTGGCCTGCCGAGCCGAAGGGCATCCCGACAATGTCGCCGCGGCGCTTCTGGGAGGTCTCACGGTCTCGTGCCTTTCGGGCGAGCGCGTCGCCGCCGTCTCCCTGCCGGTGCCGGCAGACCTCGGCTGGGTGGTCCTCGTGCCAGGGATCGAGAGCTCCACACGAGAGGCGCGCGCCGTCCTGCCCGACACCGTCACGCGGGCCGACGCCGTGTTCAACCTCCAGCGAATGGGGCTCCTCCTGGCTGCGCTCGCCTCGGGGCGCGTCGACGTCCTGGGCGTGGCCATGGAAGACAGGCTGCATCAGCCCCAGCGGCTGGCGCTCTTCCCCTGGATGGAGGCCGTGCGTCGAGCGGCCCTCGAAGCAGGTGCGTTTGGCTGCGTCCTCTCCGGCGCGGGCCCGTCGCTTCTCGCGGCAGTGGGCGGGGCGGCACACCCCGTGGCCCGGGCCATGGAGCGGGCGCTGGACCTGGCCGGCGTAGCGGGGCGCGCGCTCCAGTTGCCCGTGGACACGGACGGAGCCACGTGGAACCGGCGCCCGTGA
- a CDS encoding anti-sigma factor: MADAQDSMECPECMDLLADYVDGSLPRHQAELLEWHLEGCGPCVAFVRTYKGTVDAAKRLRETTLPPELKEKLRAFLKRSVQQ, from the coding sequence ATGGCCGACGCGCAGGACAGCATGGAGTGCCCGGAGTGCATGGATCTGCTCGCCGACTACGTCGACGGCTCCCTGCCCCGGCACCAGGCCGAGCTCCTCGAATGGCACCTCGAGGGGTGCGGCCCCTGCGTCGCCTTCGTCCGGACCTATAAGGGCACCGTGGACGCCGCCAAGCGGCTCCGCGAGACGACGCTGCCCCCGGAGCTGAAGGAAAAGCTGCGCGCGTTCTTGAAGCGCTCCGTCCAGCAGTAG
- a CDS encoding cytochrome c biogenesis protein CcdA codes for MAESLGVLVAFSAGLFSFLSPCVLPLFPSYLSFVTGMSVDRLASGVTLSERALVMLHSLAFIAGFTVVFVSLGASFSAAGQFLLEYRDWIRIGGGMLIVAFGLMIAGVLKWGPLGRTRQIQIRSKPAGFLGSFAVGLTFAIGWTPCVGPILGAILTLASNEKTVSQGVGLLLAYSAGLGVPFLVFSAGLGVFLRFFKRYRPLIHVVEQAAGVLLVVVGVLVATNYYIVLNSWTISLTPEWLLKRL; via the coding sequence GTGGCTGAGTCGCTGGGTGTGCTGGTCGCCTTCTCGGCCGGGCTCTTTTCCTTCCTGTCGCCCTGCGTGCTGCCGCTCTTTCCCTCCTACCTCTCCTTCGTCACGGGCATGTCCGTGGACCGGCTGGCTTCGGGCGTCACGCTTTCCGAGCGCGCCCTCGTGATGCTGCACTCGCTGGCCTTCATCGCGGGGTTCACGGTCGTGTTCGTGAGCCTCGGCGCCTCGTTCAGCGCTGCCGGGCAGTTCCTCCTCGAGTACCGCGACTGGATCCGGATCGGCGGGGGCATGCTGATCGTCGCATTCGGCCTCATGATCGCGGGCGTGCTCAAGTGGGGCCCGCTCGGACGCACTCGCCAGATCCAGATCCGCAGCAAGCCCGCCGGCTTCCTCGGCTCCTTCGCGGTAGGGCTGACCTTCGCGATCGGCTGGACGCCCTGCGTCGGGCCCATCCTGGGCGCCATCCTGACACTGGCCAGCAACGAGAAGACCGTCAGCCAGGGCGTGGGGCTGCTGCTGGCCTACTCGGCGGGGCTCGGCGTGCCGTTCCTCGTCTTCTCGGCGGGGCTCGGCGTCTTCCTGCGCTTCTTCAAGCGCTACCGGCCGCTCATCCACGTGGTGGAGCAGGCGGCGGGTGTGCTGCTCGTCGTGGTCGGCGTGCTGGTCGCCACGAACTACTACATCGTGCTGAACTCGTGGACGATCAGTCTCACGCCCGAGTGGCTTCTCAAGCGCCTCTAG
- a CDS encoding zinc ribbon domain-containing protein: MPIYEYRCNQCEREFERYVQTAQAAVACPTCRSARVTRRLSVLGALRPGGTAAAAGMSGGGGCCGGGCGCH; the protein is encoded by the coding sequence ATGCCGATCTACGAGTACCGATGCAACCAGTGCGAGCGTGAGTTCGAGCGATACGTCCAGACCGCGCAGGCCGCGGTCGCGTGCCCGACGTGCCGGAGCGCGCGCGTGACGCGACGGCTGTCAGTGCTCGGCGCGCTTCGCCCTGGCGGCACGGCCGCCGCCGCGGGCATGTCCGGGGGCGGCGGCTGCTGCGGGGGCGGCTGCGGCTGCCACTGA
- a CDS encoding glycosyltransferase, which yields MARRLALLTPFAFPSVRGNAVTVERIARGLRARGADIEVWDLSTMARASVERRASEYRPELVHAFHAYRAGPLGLALARRIGCPLVVTLTGTDANLDLFDAERAPALRQVLESAAAVTAFHDSVAAIVARAVPEISARIVVVPQSVDLHDPSPPDGPAPRARGPVMLFPAGIRPVKRPLFPLAPLDSVVARYPGFELRYVGPILDVSEGEALLRALDGRPWARHLGEVPHAAMAALLRDADVVLNCSLSEGGMANSVLEALVCGRAVLASDIAGNRSVIEDGVTGLLFLGPGDFADKAARLLGDPALRERLGEAGRARASRFGLQQEIERYLKLYVSLAPACP from the coding sequence ATGGCCCGCCGTCTCGCGCTCCTGACTCCCTTTGCCTTCCCGTCCGTGAGAGGCAACGCGGTCACCGTCGAACGCATCGCGCGCGGCCTGCGCGCGCGGGGCGCCGATATCGAGGTCTGGGACCTTTCGACCATGGCTCGGGCCTCCGTTGAGCGGCGGGCCTCGGAGTACCGCCCGGAGCTGGTCCACGCTTTCCATGCCTATCGGGCCGGGCCGCTCGGTCTGGCACTGGCGAGGCGCATCGGGTGCCCGCTCGTCGTGACACTCACGGGGACCGACGCCAACCTGGACCTCTTTGACGCCGAGCGCGCCCCGGCCCTCCGCCAGGTGCTCGAGAGCGCGGCCGCGGTCACCGCCTTCCATGACTCGGTGGCGGCCATTGTCGCGCGGGCGGTGCCCGAGATCTCGGCGCGGATCGTGGTCGTGCCGCAGAGCGTGGACCTGCACGATCCCAGCCCTCCGGACGGCCCAGCGCCGAGGGCACGAGGACCCGTCATGCTCTTCCCCGCAGGCATCCGACCCGTCAAGCGGCCGCTCTTTCCGCTGGCCCCGCTCGACTCCGTGGTGGCCCGGTACCCGGGCTTCGAGCTCCGCTATGTCGGCCCCATCCTGGATGTCAGCGAAGGCGAGGCCCTTCTCCGCGCTTTGGACGGCAGGCCGTGGGCGCGCCACCTGGGCGAGGTGCCGCACGCCGCAATGGCCGCACTGCTCCGCGACGCCGACGTCGTCCTCAACTGCTCGCTGTCGGAGGGCGGCATGGCCAACTCCGTCCTCGAGGCCCTCGTCTGCGGCCGTGCCGTGCTCGCCTCCGACATCGCGGGCAACCGCTCCGTGATCGAGGATGGCGTCACGGGCCTGCTCTTTTTAGGCCCCGGTGACTTCGCTGACAAGGCAGCCCGCCTTCTCGGTGACCCCGCGCTCCGCGAGAGGCTCGGCGAGGCCGGGCGGGCGCGCGCCTCGCGCTTCGGCCTTCAACAGGAGATCGAGCGCTACCTGAAACTCTACGTCTCCCTGGCGCCCGCCTGCCCATGA
- the dcd gene encoding dCTP deaminase, giving the protein MIKSDRWIRQMAVEKGMIKPFEERQVRAGVISYGLSSYGYDLRIADEFKIFTNINNTLVDPKAFDPRSFVDLQGPVCIVPPNSFALGRSVEYFKIPRNVLTICVGKSTYARCGIITNVTPFEPEWEGFVTLEISNTTPLPAKIYANEGIAQVLFFESDEACQTSYADRQGKYQGQQGIVLPTV; this is encoded by the coding sequence GTGATCAAGAGTGATCGGTGGATCAGGCAGATGGCCGTCGAGAAGGGCATGATCAAGCCCTTTGAGGAGCGCCAGGTTCGCGCCGGCGTGATCTCTTACGGGCTCTCGTCCTACGGCTACGACCTCAGGATCGCCGACGAGTTCAAGATCTTCACCAACATCAACAACACGCTGGTCGATCCCAAGGCTTTTGATCCGCGATCCTTCGTCGACCTTCAGGGACCGGTCTGCATCGTGCCGCCCAACTCGTTCGCGCTCGGGCGGTCGGTCGAGTACTTCAAGATCCCGCGCAACGTGCTGACCATCTGTGTGGGCAAGTCCACCTACGCCCGGTGCGGCATCATCACGAACGTCACGCCGTTCGAGCCCGAGTGGGAAGGCTTCGTGACGCTCGAGATCAGCAACACCACGCCGCTGCCGGCCAAGATTTACGCCAACGAGGGGATCGCGCAGGTCCTCTTCTTCGAGTCCGACGAGGCCTGCCAGACGTCCTACGCGGACCGGCAGGGGAAGTACCAGGGCCAGCAGGGGATCGTCCTCCCGACGGTCTAG
- a CDS encoding ubiquitin-like protein Pup — translation MAEQKKKETRPTKPEGDDDAAGVNPELAKKGKKIKEDLDNLLDEIDEILEENAEEFVKSYVQRGGQ, via the coding sequence ATGGCTGAACAGAAGAAGAAGGAAACGAGGCCGACCAAGCCCGAAGGCGACGACGACGCCGCCGGGGTCAACCCGGAGCTCGCCAAGAAGGGGAAGAAGATCAAGGAGGACCTCGACAACCTCTTGGACGAGATCGACGAGATCCTCGAGGAGAACGCCGAGGAGTTCGTGAAGAGCTACGTGCAGCGGGGCGGCCAGTAG